In Rhopalosiphum padi isolate XX-2018 chromosome 3, ASM2088224v1, whole genome shotgun sequence, the genomic stretch actattttgttttaatattcttttatacgTGTCaaacagatttaaaattaattttgttttgatttaagaatgaaaaataaaaattattatcattattattagttatgacttatgacaaTAAGAGCAGtcactgcaatataatatttttactctaaGCTATTACCCCTTGATGTGCAATCGGACGCAATATAACGCACGAGATTTGTTATCATccataatgatatatattatttagtttcaaacgcgaatataataaattttatctcTCTGAACgagatttcaaaaataaattatcactgTTCTTATCTTAAAAGCAAATCTATCGTTTCCGGCACGGGCGAGACGATTCCAgagcaattaaatttattttatattattttataatactaccgtaataaactaaaaacatttttttttttaaactaggcGTCAGTATTTTATGACTACGGGGCACTAGGCCGCGGATAGCGTTAGGTAAAACTTAATGacattattacgattatttttttttttaacatttttaccatTAAACATTCAAGAATTGCTGTAAGACGTACTCGTTTTGATGTAGATGGTAGACGACATTGACGGACACTTGCGTACAAAAAAATGATGAACAGCGATCAAGACGAAGAGCTCAAGCTCAGCAAAACACATTTCGACGCGATCAAACTTTTGGAGGGAGCATTGCAAAAAATGGATGGAATCATATCTTCAGGTATGTTGTCGTACTATGTAACGTCGCAGAAACGACGACGTCGGACATCGAGCAATAATTTCTAGTCGGTCCAGAGTGTTTTCAAATCACTATAATGATTACACTGTTTTCCCAGTTTAGGTTTCTATTGCACTGGAAGGCAGGTGACATGTGTAATGTTGGAGAAGATATATAATtgtctatattaattataattgagtagtgaatattattttttcaatatttcttcTATGAAACCTTTGCCTTGTTtgcaatttttaatacctatagaaAATTTATCGAATTTAAAGCTTAATAAATGaactgaatttattaataagactttataatataattcaacatAATACTGTGTAAACAACACTAGTAagtcataatttagtatattcttaatcataataaaaacaaaattaacaatacTTAAAGCATTTCTATGTGCAAGTTATCTTCaagtaagtacctatctatattttacaaagcattattatttaataaaatgtttgtaaatagataataacttacaaataattcatgtataaatgccatattaataaattaaagtttgttAATGATACAACTAATCAGTAAATTTAACCAAATATGTACAATGTTAGATTGGAGATTttcataatgttaattattacttttaattattcatcAAGTAAAGAACAAGAAAAGTGtgaaaataaactgaaaaataatgtcCAATAAAAATTCTTCTTCAGTaggtaattgttttatttaatattctagtCTGTTCATTTTAgagttattataacaatattgataaagttgaaaattttgtggacattttttaatacttaaaaaacttCCTACCcagtaattttatcattatttatcaataagtttataagaaataacacacatgtcataaataattacaacttacaattacttataatcaatttatcaatcatatttcttcatttataattactatattttgttgACTGTGAAACATATTGAtattgatttgacaaaaaaaatttaatgttttttatcttatgttgttttattgaagcataataaattatttgaataaacaatattaaataatttgtaaaaaccaGATATGAGTATCTTTATTTGTTTACGTTTATTAGATATTGGGTAGCATTCTTTTGGAAGGTTCACACAATACCTTAACAAGATTAACCTTATGCAAaccagttaattataatatcataaaaatataatgaaattgatattcatatattatgattgataGGCAATTTGGTCTACTGAAGCCATACTGTTGGtgagatttaattaaatatttgatgtagtataataattgttgcaTACTGTTTtagacttaaatatttttttcctcaatatattattttcaaatatttattatttttattttgttttattttattatgcaatgTGTGTTTAGATAGTTGtttcaataaattcaaaatttaaaaccaaatatatttGTAAGAGGTACATTAATGACCTAATTTATATTCtagttacaaaattaaatatacttgtaattttattatagtagataCTGTTATTGCATTAATAGGTATAGATTTGTATTCTAACtatttgtatagtttatacatttatgtttgaaaaaaatatttttttttattatactcaatgtattttggattattatttgttatatagttaataaaaaactgtttttacaCTTTCGCAAATGTTTTTTAGCATATACATTTCTTTTGTagcttagtattttataaatttataatatcaatattttgcaTGGATACTTTTTAAGTAGTAATAttaccaaataaatatttactcattattGAATTTCAACCAGTTTAAGTAATCTGATTACCGATTGGTTTCTAAAATTGTTACTCATTTATTTTtggcattaaaaatgtttttatacagaaaataattattttcgattattttcgattaatttccattattaatttttatttctaaatttttagctactaaaattttatatttttaatttaaaaaaatcattatatacctatgttataatttttgtttaacatatacaattttgaaaactCAATAGGTAAACCGctataataacaattgttaaaTCATTActgataataaacaattaattataaaccatgtgttgaacaaataaattaaacaaaatagatGTTCCACAATCATTCTTTAATTTAtcagattatttatttacaattaaatatttaatcatcatatttattaatattttaaattattttttaattctgaaatTCAAATTCTTTTTATACAACTTATAAGTATTCCAACAACTATCATATTAtgaaatgtgtttatttaagtgttaagtattttattattcaaaaaatcatagataagtagttttaaaattcttttcataccttttaaagttataatttatattattcttgtttaaaatattgcataAGTTAACAGCTTTGTCATAATTTTTCCTAAACCTTTAACTTCGCTAATAAccaataggtataaaattaaatacaacttgttaaaaatataacagaaatagtttaataaattatatttttacttttacagaCTCAAAACAAGAAATTTAAACTAGGGAAttcttaatgattttaatagtacaataatatgttataatttatttatttaaaactgtaaatatttaataggtataattattgttaaaatgtatatgtaatatctactaagtataaatatttatttttagagccAACatcaaattcaaaatgttttaccaATTTAAATGGACAGActgtactaaataattttattcaacaagtaagtattaaagttaatatttaaataaatattaaaattttaattttttatacatatttttaggaAAACTCTAATGATCCTTCTGATCATTTAGAGTCATTTAAACTCCAAGTTTCTGTGTTAAATAATCAAGTCGATAttcttttaagaaaattaaatcatttagaaaaatatctattacaGCAAAATGAATTGAGAAAAAAAGCTGAAAATAGGCTTCAtgaggtaaatatttaaatacttttcaaattatgttatttattatttattagtttctaatataataattacattattttgaaggaaatgattttaaaatcaaaactagAAACAGAAAAACTTGAAGTTATTGCCATGCTCACTAATTTGAAATTAGTTAATGTAATGCTAACTAAGGAAAACATGAATCTGAaagaaatgataataaataaccaaaataCACAAAATTCAACAACATCACCTTATACATCAGAAGTAATAgtaagtattgaaaaatgtatcattataaatgttatctaataaaatacatttacagattatatctattatatcttatagattaataatcaaatgttaaaataagGGGGCACTTATACTTAAGATTTTCATAAACaatcgttttttaaattttatttaccttttaatgttattgagattttcaattttttggaaaatactttaagttagaatattatttgattcataTCAAGTATTATGACATTTATGGGCTTGTGTTAATggttttgataattaaaattatttaaaattacactaAATACATTTACCTATAGAAAAATTTACATTGAAATGAAAACTGGTTGATATCATGGTTAATTCTTAACATCaatgtttaactattattataattggtattACTATTTGATTTAGAACTCTCAGTTCCATCGTACAAAAAACCACGGATCACGTTTCTATTGTAGTTTGCCTCGGCATACTATctctaaaaagaaaaatgaaaacaagAATATTAACAAcgaattattaaatgatattacTGAATCATGTGCAAATTTAATGAACAGAAGATCACAGTTTGACAAATGTTCTTCAGCGCCAAATTTAggtaactttaaatatatttaaattataagaacaTGTATAAcaaatgattttgattttgaatactattataaaaaatgataatcaaacaattattgaaatattgttttatgttaaatctaatctcatttattttaaaatataaaaaaaaatctagtatTTTTgtcatgtatataaaatattctaattattaattgagttctgtttttttttgtgctcATTATATAGTTGATTCAAAAAAcgattgtaaaaatgaaaaaattttagaaaatagttCAAGTTTTTTTTCCAGCACCAAAATTTATTCTTCTCAAAAGTAAGGAacacaatttttatgattaataataaatatttaatattaacatttcttTTGAATGTTTTAGttcaaatttactatttagtgagCTAAATCGTCAACAATTACATGATTGGTTTGCTGAACAAGGTATTGATTATGTTTTAGAAGGATCAAAATTATGGCCTTCTTCTGGAAAAGAATTAATTTCTTCTTCCATCAGTGAAATTgatgaaaaatttaagtttaaagtaagtttaaataattgttaatgattacattaaaatattaaatattgatgttgaaaaacttatatttataaatcacacacgtataaattatttaactatgatgtatatttaaatagaaaataatcagtaactactaaaataaatagCCTATGATTAAGTTTAGTGTCTCAAACTAGTTATACTCTAATTAactaagatttaaattattatttttaaagacaaGTGATTACATaatcgcattaaaaaaaatctagaaaaaaaattagccttggttgatagaaaaaaaaatacaatttatttaattttgtgagcaaaaatatttctattgtaatttgtaatataatctattaataattattaagacaaagagaaatttttttctgtttagtGGTTGAAAACTGAGAaatgtatcaaattatattctttaaacttaattgaataaagtaaatttgcttaaaaaataaacatcatgtataatatttataccatattacaatttattataatatagtttttcatacataaacagtattaatatattatatttattttttacacaactttcatacaaatataaatactaattaaagtATTACTAAACTAAcacattctaatattttataaaaatagtatattgtaaCTACTTTGTATCAGGAAAGtcttaaatatactaattagaTTGTCTATTTGTTTATGttgattaattacataattaagtattaatttaccttattttatttatatttatatgaaatattttatcttgaaTTTATAACTGTGTTCCAaactttatatactttattgaaactaaatacaaaaaacaaataaaactattattaataacaattgtactatttttttagcATTGGCTACACAGAAAAAAGCTAATTTTAGCCATTCAATTTGAAAGAGATCCAAGTAAATTATTAGCTGAAGACAAATATCTGGAAAAATcaagatatttaaatacatcTTGGGTATTACAATGGTTAGATGACATAGGTCTTCCGCAATATAAAGAACCATTTTTGCAGGCAGCTATTAATGGTACCCTTTTACACAGACTAACCAAAGACGATTTTCTAATGATGCAATTTGGAAATTCAGATTTACATTTCTCTAGTCTTCGATATGGAAttaaggtaaataaaataattaaatacttatgacaaattatgattaatatttacaagctatattatgtatatcttaGGTATTGAGAAAGAATAATTTTGATCCTGAATGTTTGATTCGTCGGTCTAATACTAACA encodes the following:
- the LOC132927128 gene encoding liprin-beta-1-like isoform X2; translation: MMNSDQDEELKLSKTHFDAIKLLEGALQKMDGIISSEPTSNSKCFTNLNGQTVLNNFIQQENSNDPSDHLESFKLQVSVLNNQVDILLRKLNHLEKYLLQQNELRKKAENRLHEEMILKSKLETEKLEVIAMLTNLKLVNVMLTKENMNLKEMIINNQNTQNSTTSPYTSEVINSQFHRTKNHGSRFYCSLPRHTISKKKNENKNINNELLNDITESCANLMNRRSQFDKCSSAPNLVDSKNDCKNEKILENSSSFFSSTKIYSSQNSNLLFSELNRQQLHDWFAEQGIDYVLEGSKLWPSSGKELISSSISEIDEKFKFKHWLHRKKLILAIQFERDPSKLLAEDKYLEKSRYLNTSWAAINGTLLHRLTKDDFLMMQFGNSDLHFSSLRYGIKVLRKNNFDPECLIRRSNTNKNDDDCNLSLWTTHRVMEWLCSVNLAEYASNLRGSGVHGGLIVYDDRFTSELLADILFIQQSKTLLRRHLSIQFSQLIGRDLNQKKRDDQCKPKYRPLTISSKTKIQKKSQFSLKRKKNNNELNIGDLICPIDD
- the LOC132927128 gene encoding liprin-beta-1-like isoform X1, which codes for MMNSDQDEELKLSKTHFDAIKLLEGALQKMDGIISSEPTSNSKCFTNLNGQTVLNNFIQQENSNDPSDHLESFKLQVSVLNNQVDILLRKLNHLEKYLLQQNELRKKAENRLHEEMILKSKLETEKLEVIAMLTNLKLVNVMLTKENMNLKEMIINNQNTQNSTTSPYTSEVINSQFHRTKNHGSRFYCSLPRHTISKKKNENKNINNELLNDITESCANLMNRRSQFDKCSSAPNLVDSKNDCKNEKILENSSSFFSSTKIYSSQNSNLLFSELNRQQLHDWFAEQGIDYVLEGSKLWPSSGKELISSSISEIDEKFKFKHWLHRKKLILAIQFERDPSKLLAEDKYLEKSRYLNTSWVLQWLDDIGLPQYKEPFLQAAINGTLLHRLTKDDFLMMQFGNSDLHFSSLRYGIKVLRKNNFDPECLIRRSNTNKNDDDCNLSLWTTHRVMEWLCSVNLAEYASNLRGSGVHGGLIVYDDRFTSELLADILFIQQSKTLLRRHLSIQFSQLIGRDLNQKKRDDQCKPKYRPLTISSKTKIQKKSQFSLKRKKNNNELNIGDLICPIDD